The following are encoded in a window of Osmia bicornis bicornis chromosome 15, iOsmBic2.1, whole genome shotgun sequence genomic DNA:
- the LOC114875670 gene encoding tubulin polyglutamylase TTLL5 isoform X4: MDGESSETRHSTKFDAPPESEPFSKVVRDNAKGSALQEHRSYAAVQRAEELGFHTPNISAAQRIEGIANGSFQPEKILTEESVIVAQYINNPLLVDGHKCDLRLYVAVTNYDPLLIYLYEEGLVRFATVKYDGGNQYIWNPCMHLCNYSINKFHVDYIKSEDPDAEDVGHKWTLSALLRHLRSMGRDTELLMQRIEDIIIKSILATASGIVSGIKQFVKHPETCFELFGFDILIDDTLKPWLLEVNLTPSLGCDSPLDVRLKSALIADLLTLVGVPAVDPMLRPQTTHLNRPTVTATKGITNCRRVHSAETLSQRKKNTSRSNISKTGLTPEQQRIVASAKAQFERRGGFVRIFPSPKSWEMYSQYLDPSTGIPVVSDPLGPGRVPQHINTNHNLMLHEQLFPAASRTTGFIIPEVTLDRLSRYERYERALVKGHKQSLDRGDSKKSIDTDKHKYKSQVVQSMHEGNKLSPGEARKAFGLYLGHILRKISQPNADPACCDLVMKFLQQSANNLRTPFFFALPSSKLSDKDRAAITAKQLSDFLHLYNRETDLYADTVDRPRTVPNRLFQKFLAAANEEDLDDILILQTRLYKCAHSFLGRSGFAGSLPGSNLLGSLPHITSRVYTNAATSEQCKCNQSITRPTKAPCI; this comes from the exons ATGGATGGGGAATCATCCGAAACCAGACATTCTACGAAATTTGATGCCCCACCAGAAAGTGAACCATTTTCCAAG GTCGTACGAGATAACGCGAAAGGATCGGCTTTACAAGAACATCGCAGCTATGCAGCGGTGCAAAGGGCTGAGGAACTTGGATTTCATACCCCAAACATTTCTGCTGCCCAGCGAATCGAGGGAATTGCTAACGGCTCATTTCAG CCTGAAAAGATTCTTACCGAGGAGTCTGTGATCGTTGCGCAATACATAAACAATCCCCTTCTGGTCGATGGGCACAAATGCGATTTACGACTGTACGTTGCTGTGACAAATTACGATCCCCTGTTGATATACCTGTACGAAGAGGGTTTGGTAAGATTCGCTACAGTGAAGTACGACGGTGGCAACCAATACATCTGGAATCCCTGCATGCATCTGTGCAATTACAGTATCAACAAATTCCATGTGGATTACATAAA AAGCGAAGATCCAGACGCAGAGGATGTAGGACATAAATGGACATTGTCAGCGTTGCTCAGACACCTACGCTCCATGGGACGTGACACGGAACTGCTCATGCAGCGTATAGaagatattataattaaatcaattcTTGCGACCGCATCTGGCATTGTCAGCGGTATCAAACAATTCGTAAAACACCCTGAAACGTGCTTTG AATTATTTGGCTTCGACATTCTGATCGACGACACGTTAAAACCGTGGTTATTGGAAGTTAATTTAACCCCATCGTTAGGGTGTGATTCACCGCTCGACGTTAGGTTGAAATCGGCGCTAATAGCTGATTTACTTACCCTCGTTGGTGTACCTGCGGTTGATCCGATGTTACGGCCTCAAACTACCCACTTGAATCGACCCACCGTTACTGCAACTAAAGGAATAACCAAT TGTAGAAGAGTACACTCAGCTGAAACGTTGTCTcagagaaagaagaatacTAGCAGAAGTAATATCAGTAAAACGGGATTAACGCCTGAACAACAACGAATAGTAGCGTCTGCGAAAGCTCAGTTCGAACGACGAGGAGGATTCGTTCGTATATTTCCTAGTCCAAAATCGTGGGAGATGTATTCACAGTATTTAG aTCCATCAACGGGGATACCAGTAGTCTCAGATCCCTTAGGACCAGGCAGAGTTCCGCAACACATTAATACAAATCATAATTTAATGTTACACGAACAGCTATTTCCTGCGGCTAGTCGTACCACTGGTTTCATCATTCCTGAAGTCACTTTGGACAGGTTGTCTAG GTATGAAAGATACGAAAGAGCATTAGTAAAAGGGCACAAACAAAGTTTAGACCGTGGTGACAGTAAAAAGAGTATAGATACAGATAAGCATAAGTACAAGAGTCAAGTTGTCCAATCCATGCACGAAGGAAATAAACTTAG tCCTGGAGAAGCTAGAAAAGCCTTTGGTTTATATTTAGGACACATATTGCGTAAGATATCCCAGCCTAATGCTGACCCAGCATGTTGTGATCTAGTGATGAAATTTCTTCAGCAGTCAGCTAATAATCTAAGAACACCGTTTTTCTTTGCG TTACCGAGCAGTAAATTAAGCGATAAAGACCGAGCTGCTATTACTGCTAAACAACTCTCAGACTTCTTACACTTATACAATCGTGAAACAGACCTTTACGCAGACACGGTTGATCGTCCTCGTACAGTTCCCAATCGGCTTTTTCAAAAGTTTTTAGCTGCAGCAAA CGAAGAAGATCTCGATGACATATTAATTCTACAAACAAGACTATACAAGTGTGCTCATAGTTTTCTTGGAAGAAGTGGTTTTGCGGGTAGCCTACCAGGCTCTAATTTATTGGGCTCTTTACCACACATTACATCACGCGTATACACGAATGCCGCCACCAGCGAACAATGCAAATGTAATCAATCTATTACAAGGCCTACAAAAGCTCCATGCATCTAA
- the LOC114875702 gene encoding LOW QUALITY PROTEIN: uncharacterized protein LOC114875702 (The sequence of the model RefSeq protein was modified relative to this genomic sequence to represent the inferred CDS: deleted 2 bases in 1 codon): protein MGSTDKAVITGFICRLCSKMNRFVIHIYGEEGERMKLADKINAYLPIMVNMDDPLPKTACLHCIERLEAHHELMEQFMVAKSKVTTQNKSSTVALTPT from the exons ATGGGTAGCACCGATAAAGCTGTGATCACGGGATTCATATGCAGACTTTGTAGTAAAATGAACCGTTTTGTGATTCACATATACGGCGAAGAGGGTGAGAGAATGAAGCTGGCCGACAAAATAAATGCTTATCTTCCAATTAtg GTAAACATGGATGATCCATTACCTAAAACAGCATGTCTGCATTGCATTGAACGACTAGAAGCACATCATGAACTAATGGAACAATTTATGGTTGCCAAA AGTAAGGTTACTACCCAAAATAAGTCATCAACAGTAGCATTAACACCTACATAA
- the LOC114875672 gene encoding uncharacterized protein LOC114875672 isoform X2, whose protein sequence is MPGHRQPNSLEGLSLGRVCQQLDGTCRRLQVLSQESSAAQVLAYAKQTIRPYYINALPARLRSQVIQETSKLLYGPASDGSTLISGPAPLYLLALLLGHDIKQLKVNLCCYYGCSHQTSLLKLLASEGIGLESLELARSALLRLDCKLLRSALLNMKNLLSLTLRNIASDAVLQVVGKACPKLVLLDVACSRQVTDVGLKQLLLQVELRDKVPHATMQEPTSWSRLKTLLSKLKMRNSKSEKKEKQGVLLEYYESRNFLCDTLRVLNVANTQVTSTGVLLALVHVPKLESLAEYSHMGRVVEIMNKGFTGFRTPFSLTQARSCRTTPVRLELLAQACPKVEKLHISEPHHPPEALGLFPYITSLSVHSIPPQREWLDGFYEYLRTNGQNLRELNLRITQNDNLIQVDLKEIFSSCTNLRTFTNDGSNITWREGPDPPPLKYLKKIQLGRIVSALAITKILSLAPELTALHVHSCFDLTNEHLEKLLSASTKKNTRKSDKCENSLVQNLTCFYIYEASKVSATTVLNMFKNCKRLKKIGNLANWGLDCEGVRMLRTTLTRANLDVDLCPGAHWFWSNCIQ, encoded by the coding sequence ATGCCTGGCCACCGTCAGCCTAACTCCCTAGAGGGGCTTAGCTTGGGACGCGTGTGTCAACAACTCGACGGGACGTGCCGACGGCTGCAGGTGCTTTCACAAGAATCATCTGCTGCTCAAGTATTGGCCTACGCGAAGCAAACTATCAGACCCTACTACATAAATGCACTGCCAGCACGTTTGAGATCTCAAGTTATACAAGAAACTTCCAAACTGTTATATGGACCAGCATCTGATGGATCAACTTTAATCTCTGGACCAGCTCCTCTATATCTATTAGCCCTACTTCTTGGGCACGATATAAAGCAACTGAAAGTGAATCTCTGTTGCTACTATGGATGTAGCCATCAGACATCGTTATTGAAATTGCTTGCATCAGAAGGAATTGGACTTGAATCTTTAGAATTGGCCAGATCTGCTCTATTAAGATTGGACTGCAAATTATTGCGATCCGCGCTTCTGAACATGAAAAATTTGTTGAGTTTAACTTTGAGAAACATAGCTAGCGATGCAGTGCTTCAAGTAGTAGGAAAAGCTTGTCCAAAACTTGTACTTTTGGATGTGGCTTGTTCCAGACAAGTAACAGATGTTGGATTGAAGCAATTACTGTTGCAAGTAGAACTTAGAGACAAAGTGCCTCATGCTACGATGCAAGAACCTACTAGCTGGTCTCGCCTAAAAACTCTACtctcaaaattaaaaatgaggAATTCTAAAtcagagaaaaaggaaaagcaaGGGGTACTGTTGGAATACTATGAGAGCAGAAACTTTCTCTGTGATACGCTTAGAGTACTTAATGTTGCTAATACTCAGGTGACCAGTACGGGAGTACTTTTGGCATTGGTACACGTTCCAAAATTGGAATCTTTGGCAGAATACAGTCATATGGGAAGAGTGGTGGAAATTATGAATAAAGGGTTCACTGGATTTAGAACTCCATTTAGCCTAACTCAAGCAAGAAGCTGCAGAACAACACCGGTTCGCTTAGAACTTTTAGCACAGGCATGTCCGAAAGTGGAAAAATTACATATCTCAGAGCCTCATCATCCTCCTGAAGCTTTAGGACTATTTCCCTACATTACATCTCTCAGTGTACACAGTATACCTCCTCAAAGAGAATGGTTAGATggtttttacgaatatcttcGCACCAACGGACAGAATTTACGCGAACTTAATCTCAGAATAACCCAAAACGACAATCTCATACAAGTGGACTTGAAAGAAATCTTTAGCAGCTGTACTAATCTCAGAACGTTCACTAATGATGGTTCCAATATAACTTGGAGAGAAGGACCCGATCCTCCTCCCTTAAAGTActtaaagaaaattcaattggGGCGTATAGTGAGTGCACTTGCTATTACAAAAATTCTTTCACTAGCGCCAGAGTTAACAGCCTTGCATGTACATAGTTGTTTTGATCTCACAAATGAACACTTGGAAAAGTTACTGAGTGCATCAACTAAAAAGAATACACGAAAATCTGATAAATGTGAGAATAGTTTAGTACAAAATCTAACATGTTTTTACATATACGAAGCCAGTAAAGTGTCTGCAACTACTGTGCTGAATATGTTCAAAAATTGTAAGAGACTGAAAAAAATTGGTAATCTTGCCAATTGGGGTTTAGATTGTGAAGGTGTGAGAATGCTAAGAACAACACTGACACGCGCTAATTTGGATGTAGATCTGTGTCCAGGGGCACACTGGTTCTGGAGTAATTGTATTCAGTAA
- the LOC114875672 gene encoding uncharacterized protein LOC114875672 isoform X1, translated as MLALLGLGHTLGRAVNEQEKMPGHRQPNSLEGLSLGRVCQQLDGTCRRLQVLSQESSAAQVLAYAKQTIRPYYINALPARLRSQVIQETSKLLYGPASDGSTLISGPAPLYLLALLLGHDIKQLKVNLCCYYGCSHQTSLLKLLASEGIGLESLELARSALLRLDCKLLRSALLNMKNLLSLTLRNIASDAVLQVVGKACPKLVLLDVACSRQVTDVGLKQLLLQVELRDKVPHATMQEPTSWSRLKTLLSKLKMRNSKSEKKEKQGVLLEYYESRNFLCDTLRVLNVANTQVTSTGVLLALVHVPKLESLAEYSHMGRVVEIMNKGFTGFRTPFSLTQARSCRTTPVRLELLAQACPKVEKLHISEPHHPPEALGLFPYITSLSVHSIPPQREWLDGFYEYLRTNGQNLRELNLRITQNDNLIQVDLKEIFSSCTNLRTFTNDGSNITWREGPDPPPLKYLKKIQLGRIVSALAITKILSLAPELTALHVHSCFDLTNEHLEKLLSASTKKNTRKSDKCENSLVQNLTCFYIYEASKVSATTVLNMFKNCKRLKKIGNLANWGLDCEGVRMLRTTLTRANLDVDLCPGAHWFWSNCIQ; from the exons ATGCTCGCGTTATTGGGTCTGGGTCATACGTTGGGGCGGGCAG TGAATGAACAAGAGAAGATGCCTGGCCACCGTCAGCCTAACTCCCTAGAGGGGCTTAGCTTGGGACGCGTGTGTCAACAACTCGACGGGACGTGCCGACGGCTGCAGGTGCTTTCACAAGAATCATCTGCTGCTCAAGTATTGGCCTACGCGAAGCAAACTATCAGACCCTACTACATAAATGCACTGCCAGCACGTTTGAGATCTCAAGTTATACAAGAAACTTCCAAACTGTTATATGGACCAGCATCTGATGGATCAACTTTAATCTCTGGACCAGCTCCTCTATATCTATTAGCCCTACTTCTTGGGCACGATATAAAGCAACTGAAAGTGAATCTCTGTTGCTACTATGGATGTAGCCATCAGACATCGTTATTGAAATTGCTTGCATCAGAAGGAATTGGACTTGAATCTTTAGAATTGGCCAGATCTGCTCTATTAAGATTGGACTGCAAATTATTGCGATCCGCGCTTCTGAACATGAAAAATTTGTTGAGTTTAACTTTGAGAAACATAGCTAGCGATGCAGTGCTTCAAGTAGTAGGAAAAGCTTGTCCAAAACTTGTACTTTTGGATGTGGCTTGTTCCAGACAAGTAACAGATGTTGGATTGAAGCAATTACTGTTGCAAGTAGAACTTAGAGACAAAGTGCCTCATGCTACGATGCAAGAACCTACTAGCTGGTCTCGCCTAAAAACTCTACtctcaaaattaaaaatgaggAATTCTAAAtcagagaaaaaggaaaagcaaGGGGTACTGTTGGAATACTATGAGAGCAGAAACTTTCTCTGTGATACGCTTAGAGTACTTAATGTTGCTAATACTCAGGTGACCAGTACGGGAGTACTTTTGGCATTGGTACACGTTCCAAAATTGGAATCTTTGGCAGAATACAGTCATATGGGAAGAGTGGTGGAAATTATGAATAAAGGGTTCACTGGATTTAGAACTCCATTTAGCCTAACTCAAGCAAGAAGCTGCAGAACAACACCGGTTCGCTTAGAACTTTTAGCACAGGCATGTCCGAAAGTGGAAAAATTACATATCTCAGAGCCTCATCATCCTCCTGAAGCTTTAGGACTATTTCCCTACATTACATCTCTCAGTGTACACAGTATACCTCCTCAAAGAGAATGGTTAGATggtttttacgaatatcttcGCACCAACGGACAGAATTTACGCGAACTTAATCTCAGAATAACCCAAAACGACAATCTCATACAAGTGGACTTGAAAGAAATCTTTAGCAGCTGTACTAATCTCAGAACGTTCACTAATGATGGTTCCAATATAACTTGGAGAGAAGGACCCGATCCTCCTCCCTTAAAGTActtaaagaaaattcaattggGGCGTATAGTGAGTGCACTTGCTATTACAAAAATTCTTTCACTAGCGCCAGAGTTAACAGCCTTGCATGTACATAGTTGTTTTGATCTCACAAATGAACACTTGGAAAAGTTACTGAGTGCATCAACTAAAAAGAATACACGAAAATCTGATAAATGTGAGAATAGTTTAGTACAAAATCTAACATGTTTTTACATATACGAAGCCAGTAAAGTGTCTGCAACTACTGTGCTGAATATGTTCAAAAATTGTAAGAGACTGAAAAAAATTGGTAATCTTGCCAATTGGGGTTTAGATTGTGAAGGTGTGAGAATGCTAAGAACAACACTGACACGCGCTAATTTGGATGTAGATCTGTGTCCAGGGGCACACTGGTTCTGGAGTAATTGTATTCAGTAA